The genome window GGATGTTGATTCCCTTGCGCGACGTAATCTGCCCACCGACCACCACCTGGCAACGAACCCCGTCACGCTCGACGGCCGTAACCCGAAGCTCTACCTGCCCATCTCCCAGCAGCACGCGGTCCCCCGCCTTCAGGTCGTCGAGCAGGTACGGGTAATCCACGAAAAGCAGATGCGGATTGCCGGTGTCGCTCCCCGGACGGAGTTCGAGATCGTCGCCCGGTCGCAGCTCCGCGCTGTCGTTTTCCAGCTTCCCGATACGAATTTTGGGTCCGGAGAGGTCCTGCAGGATAGCCACAGGACGCCGCAGCTCCCGGGAAAGCCTCCGTATCTTCTCGGCTCGCGCCGCGTGTTGTTCGAGGGTACTGTGGGAGAAGTTGAGGCGTGCTACATCCATGCCCGCGCGGATTAGCTCGCGGAGCACAGATTCGTCCTCACTGGCTGGCCCGATCGTGCATACGATCTTGGTCCGCCTCATGGCGCCCTCCCACAAGAAGGATTACGATGTCCATCACGTTGGTGCCGGTTGGGCCGGTTCGGAGCAGTTCCCCCGACCTCTGGAAAAAGTGGTACGCGTCATGCCTTCTCAGGAAGTCCCGCGGCTCCAAACCCAGGAAACGCGCACGGGCTGCGCTCCCTCCGTCGACTACGGCACCAGCTGCATCGGTGGGACCATCCGTCCCGTCGGTCCCGGCGCAGAGGAGCACAATCTCCTCAGACGGCGGTAGCTCCAACGCTGCCGCCAGGGCCAACTCCTGATTACGTCCGCCGAGACCGTACGCATCGCCCAGGGTGACCGTGGTCTCCCCGCCCAGCAGGACGCAGGCTGGAGGCTCCACCGGGACACCCCGCTCCCAGATCTCCCAGGCCAAACTGGCGACGACTCTGGCCACCTCTCGCGCTTCGCCTCGGACTCGGGAGCTCAGGACCAGGGTGTGGAACCCTAGGGTCCTGGCCAAATCCTCCGCAGCCCGAAGGGAGAGTCGATTGCTGGCCACTACGGCGTTGGTGACGCGGGAAAAGATAGGATCGCCCGGTTTGGGTGTCTCCGGTCGCTTTCCCTGCACCCCCTCCTCGAGTACGGTGAGGACGGCCGTGCCCGCCAAGCTGTCGAGCAAGGTGAACTGCCTCAGCACGGCAAGGGCGTCTGCAAACGTGGTCGGATCCGGCGATGTAGGACCCGAGGCGATCACGTCCGGTCGATCCCCAATCACATCAGAAACCAGCAGCGAGACGAGATGACGGGCGCGAGCCCTCTGAGCCAGCCTGCCTCCTTTGACCTCGGAGAGATGCTTCCGGACGCAATTGATCTCGTCAATCCCGGCCCCACAGGCCAGGAGCGCCTGCGTCGCTTCCTGCTTGTCCCGCAGGGACAATCCCAACACAGGGAGGCAAAGGAGGGAAGATCCGCCACCGCTGAACACACAGACGATCAGGTCATCGTGTGAGGCGGAGGCGACCACGTGCAGTATGTCCCGCGCAGCCTGGACGCTTCGCTCGTCGGGCACCGGGTGCGAAGCCTCCCGAAGAGTGACCCTGCGGGTCGGCACCCGGTGACCGTCCTTGACCACTACCAGCCCACCCGCCACGCAATCGCCCAGCACTTCTTCTACCGCGGCGGCCATCGTACCGCTGGCCTTTCCCGCGCCCACAACCCAAACTCGGCTACTCTGGCCGAGCTCCAGCTCCACCCCGGCTATGCTCACTCTTCGCCCCTCGCGCGCGATGTGTTCGCGCACCGCCTCGGCGGCATCCGCCGCCTGCAGGGCCGCCTGCAGCAGCTTCAGCGCGATGTCCCTGAGTTGGTCGGATCGCACCGACGGGTTACTCCTCCGCGATGGTGACCCAGAAGCATTTCAAGTATTGAGATTCGGGCATGCCAAGGAGGATCGGGTGATCCAGCGCCTGGGTGGTTTTGCGCAGGAGGCGCAGGCGTAAGCCGCAATCCCGTGCCGCCTCGTTCAGCATTTGCTGAAAGAGCTCCTCGGTCATGTGATGGGAACAGGAACAGGTAACGAGAACCCCAACCGGAGCCAGAAGGCGCATC of candidate division KSB1 bacterium contains these proteins:
- a CDS encoding glycerate kinase — protein: MRSDQLRDIALKLLQAALQAADAAEAVREHIAREGRRVSIAGVELELGQSSRVWVVGAGKASGTMAAAVEEVLGDCVAGGLVVVKDGHRVPTRRVTLREASHPVPDERSVQAARDILHVVASASHDDLIVCVFSGGGSSLLCLPVLGLSLRDKQEATQALLACGAGIDEINCVRKHLSEVKGGRLAQRARARHLVSLLVSDVIGDRPDVIASGPTSPDPTTFADALAVLRQFTLLDSLAGTAVLTVLEEGVQGKRPETPKPGDPIFSRVTNAVVASNRLSLRAAEDLARTLGFHTLVLSSRVRGEAREVARVVASLAWEIWERGVPVEPPACVLLGGETTVTLGDAYGLGGRNQELALAAALELPPSEEIVLLCAGTDGTDGPTDAAGAVVDGGSAARARFLGLEPRDFLRRHDAYHFFQRSGELLRTGPTGTNVMDIVILLVGGRHEADQDRMHDRASQ